Genomic DNA from Macadamia integrifolia cultivar HAES 741 chromosome 6, SCU_Mint_v3, whole genome shotgun sequence:
AAATAGTTATTGGTTTGCTACCATTTGTTGATTCAAGTTAACTATTGCAATCAGAGATTGTTTGCGCTCTATTACCCTAATTTCTGAACACTAAATATGGGTTACAAAATTACTATTTTGCCCCTCACAATtattgttctgtttttctttcatagtttttgtCTTATTTCAGTACTAGTCTTCATTATTTGCATTTGGACCATCTTTTGAGTATAAATCCTTGTCAACTAACTACTATTTCAGTTCTTTCAAATTTAGTACTACATTAATTGCCCACAGCTATCTCAACGGTTTAAGAATTCTTTCTTAGAATTTTAGGAGCACAAAGCtgcaatttcattaataaatttgaGTTCAATGTTCTAGCCTTtcacaaacttatatagaagactcaaaacagactcaagtactaaaaaggaaaagtctaacccaatccttaactaattggaaaaCCTAAGCTGACTCGAAAATtgaaattacaaagaaaatagaccCAAAACAGgattctaactaaactaatgaattaaatctcattttcctactttctacccatactTTATGCCCATTAAAATGGCCTATCACAAACAACATTCATGgtatcaaaggcccaacacctacataacccaatccaaggcttatttccaataaaataaaccctttTAAGTGACGTATCTACATCACACCTTGCTCGTGCCAAGTATTTTGATGCCCAGTTATGTATGGGTGTAGGGGGTCAAACGGGCAGAGTTCCTTTCCCCATAAATTAACAATTGTATTAAGCCTGGAAAAAGTTGAAATGAAAGAATCTAATATACATCCCATGCCCTGTCCAAAGAGATAACTACAACAATGTAGCACACAAAAACAACTGACAATTTCCATATGACTGACTaaaaccacaaccacaaccgTAAATACACTAATAAATCACAACTAAAAAGCACAACCGAAGAGCATCACAAAGCCTGCTAGAATGCCTCAAAGAATAgagcataaaaataaaatgcataGTGTGATGGTTCATGGCATGCATCTGAGGTATAGCAACAAAGCTGCACCATACGTGTGGAAAATGTAATTTCCGTCAACAGAGTAGTTTCCAAAGTGGAAAGACCATCACCATCTCTCCTTGGCCAGCACAAATTTTTTCCCTCAGAGGATCATTAAGTTGCTGGGTCCATGGAGAAATAAAGAGTTTTAACTCATTAATTGATACTGATACAGATACAGTTAAGCAACTAATCATGGTGAACAAATAACTACGATACCTGGAGGAAGAGACTGCTTCAGCTTATCAGCCTTCTCTGAGTCAAAAACACATAATGTGTATAGGTACTTGGAGCAGCGAACCTTGAACTTCACCACATCTTTGGTCCTCTTAATTTTGACAGACCGTGCATCTTTCCTTCTCGCAGTGAGAAGGAAATCCTTGATCTCATGTATCTGCTTCGGCTGTAGTAAGAACATAAATAGAATACTCAGTACAATCTGCTAAATCAGGCATAAAGCCTGTCAATCAGGCATTCACAGATAAGAGTACTACCCACTCACCATAAGTATATACAGCTTAACATCAGAACAAATAAGAAACATGCAAAACAATTACAGTTTTGATAACAAGGTAAAAATTCTTTAAAGctaaacaagaaaaacaaaaggttTGATTTATAAAAGCTAATACATTGCAGGTTACAAGACCGACCATGAGACCTAATTCCTACTAATGAAATTTTGTAGTTAGATAGTAATGCTaaaaaataacctaaaaagtATAACatgaatatttattttcataaatgggAACAAAGTTAACCATGGGCCACTTTCAATGCTAAACTGAAGTATTCTTGACAATCCAAACACAAGAACCAAAAGACCATACAACAATCACCACATTAAAAACTGCAAGATCAAGAGAATTAAAAAACTTTGCAGAGTCTCAcaattcaaaattgaaactCGGTATGTAATGATAGACAAGTATTAAAATACCTCTGGACACAAGAAAAAAATCCACGAATCAGTAACAAAAACATGCCATGTTATCACAAAGCTCTAACCCTAGCCTCCACTTAATCCAATTCCATTAGGCATAAAGATGTACGACCTAGATTACAGCCCTTACCGTAGcattgtcccccccccccccccgcgtcAATCCCCCGTCAAGTCAATAATTGGATAATTTATAGACATCACCAGAACAGACTAAAAAAGAAGATACGATTAACAATTATAAGTGAGGCAACTCCCTACAACCCCGGATTCCATTGTTAACTTAACATAGAAACTTCAGTTTGAGGAGAAAACTACACCATTcacataaaaattaaaaaacatacaaagaaaacccaaaagtaacaaGAAATGAAGAGcaataaaacccaaaacacGATAAGAACACTAATATCAACTGAACAGCTAAAGCAGCATAATCCGAAACTTCCAGTCTCCCGCAGATTTGACAAATACAACTTGCGTCAGCAAACAAATACatcagaagattttttttttttaattgaattttacGACTGTGCGATGAGTCGATGAGTGAGGGAAGATAGAAAATCAAATAGCATCGGTAAACGAACATGCTTTTGCCATAGCTTCGCTTGGGCCAATTCATGACCTACTGAACTTTgacgttgagagagagagaaagagagaagcacGGTTATTCATTCCCACTCAGCTCAGATAAGACCAATGGTACGGTATCTCCCTCTGCTTTATATGTGGGCCACTCCGTTTGCTCTCTCCAGTCTCCCTGCCCTCGCTCTTCTCTTTACCAGTAACTCCTTCGCATACTTCActtgtaatctctctctctctctctctctctctctctctctctctcattccgAACATTTTGTTTTAGTTTGATTAAAGAGAGAAGATGAAGCAGAAGGGTAACAAACCAATCAACAGCAGCAAGAGCATGAACTACTTTGGAAATGtaacacaaaataaaataaaatcaatgaaaGTAATAGTAATCGACGAGCTTGAGAAGAGATCCAAGTACCATTTTTCTCAGATTCGTGTAGAAGCTTGACAATCGACCTCCCAAGTTTCCAAACCCTAAACGTAATCTAACAAATATTTATATGGAGAGGTGTTTGCATCATAAACCCTAGCCTTGGCGCCTTACTTGTGTTTTACCCTTTCGTGATTACATCTTACCAATTTTGACCTCGTCAATTGCCAGCTCCTCATAGGGCCATAGGGGTGTTAAACCTGGGCCACACCCAACCGGTTCGACCCGAAATTGGAATGATTACTTAATAAACGGTCCAATCTCTGGCCAGACTCCAAAGTCCAGCCTAGGGGCATCAATCGGTCAGGCCAGGCGGTCTCGATCAGGCCTATACCTTTGTAccgtgacctacctatttaaggaatgagtcaggCCTAAGGTTGTCTCATGTCGGGCTTGGTCGGGCCCGATCGGGTTTCAGGCTTTAACCGATTTTCTCTTAATCGGACCTTAATTGGGCCTTAAACGAGGTAATGTATCAATAAAACCTTAAACAGACTTTCGAGGGTTTTTAATTGTATTATATTagatttaaaataatttaatatattttattaaatcaacaACATTTTAGAAAAGGTATTCAacttaattacattaaataattgataaaaatatcaatacatACACTattctataaatatatatatatatatatatatcaaaatatacatataaatggtTGGGCTAAATGTGTCAAGTCGAGTCAGGCCTGTAAACGGGCCGAGGCCCGTTGGGCACCCAttgggcttaccccttgcatcgtgtactatctatttataaacaggtcgggcttgagcccgacatgtttaataatcaGTGCAGGTCAAGGCCGTTCTTTAAATGTTCGGGCCTAGTGAGGCTAATCGATGCGGGCTTGGGATTGATACCCCTACTCCAGCCCATTAAGCAATTAGTCAGCCTCGATTTGGTCATAGACCGATAGGCACCTGACTTAAAATTGAAAACTGTGACTGGTCATAAATGATCCAAAATTGAactgtattatttttttttaaatgtagaGTATTCTCATATTTTGCGGTCTCCAATAGCTTTTTGATAgccaaaatagtattttttttttttttatcttggaaaagaaaattaggtTACAATAGAATACGTCTCATCCACTcaactcttctctctctctctctctctctctctctctctctctctctctctctctctctctctctctctctctctctctctctctctctcaatctagTCATTGCGACAAGGTTAGAGATCCCATGAACCCTAACATGAGAGCATCTTCCACCAAATTAAACTATTGCAGAGGTAATAAGAAACATAAGAAATATTTTATGGGTATTGTGGGTTCTGTGTTTTTAATTCTTACAAACATCTCCAAGTTGTCACAGAAACAAAGGGGCCCGACTGAGATTTACTTACCATAAATTAAGAATTTAATTTATTATAGTTAAACTTTGTAGCTTTTGTGGAAAAGTTCGATCTCGACTCTCGATTGAGGAGTAGTGAGTAGTGAGTAGTGAGTAGTGATATACCATAATATATGACCTCCATATAGCATATGACTGTCACACCCcctcacacagaaccggactggtGACCAGGTTACCTCCGGTTAACCTAAActtgtcaggatcatctgatacagtaccccaccatagcatactcacatctaagataagtgttcaaaagttcagcggaagacttaaattacctgtaaatatcctcaatatacttgatacccaaattgtagtatatagctaagtacatgtgggcccgcaggcatgatatttacacaaaaagaataataatttaccTATCAAGTATACAAAAAAGGGAGgttatcaaaagaatcaaaaagcaaaatcttgtacggtgtcattactgctgtcccgcagcacaaccctcgcatgTGCAAttagcaccgtgctcatactcctcagggacccaccaatcctcatcaggaaactcaactgtgagGCCCGACTcgtgatcttcaggcgggtgacctacaaaatcatctaaaagaggtgcgcatgtgggatgagctcactagctcagtaagtgaaaagaagaaccacataacaatcacatccatatgcactatatgctatgtaattcattttaaatcttatccacctaaacaacattactaagtctttggttatatactacttacaaccacagtgcacgtatgctccgggtacgagccatgaactctatcccgcgatacgcccatagggttgtcgaagaagacccaccgtgagtactcagaaaagtaaagcataccgactaccggctctcaacataaaagtaaatgacagaaaagtaaaggtgctgaccccagtaatttaaaaatagtacaattggtcctcttgaatataccactgagggtTTTTGACTGTTCTAAtaaccagtcgggcgtatgtctaacagccacagtgacccgacaaccgcgactactacttccccccaagtgataacgcaacacctaaacccctgttgggaagggtcgtagcacaaggtatgagaatcctaaaccgtatgctcctatatgacatagtacgattgcatagtgccaccacatcccattccatgggccaccaatgcactcgttttcaagccgactatgacgtctagtctaataatgcatcatgcatagtaatctaaccattcatcacataagcatatcaatcatttaacattgagaatgtaaatcaCCACCCACATATCATAATTtctttgtttagaatgcacaagcaatacgTGCGAAtagcatacgaggatgacta
This window encodes:
- the LOC122082636 gene encoding 60S ribosomal protein L38 isoform X2, encoding MPKQIHEIKDFLLTARRKDARSVKIKRTKDVVKFKVRCSKYLYTLCVFDSEKADKLKQSLPPGLSVQDL
- the LOC122082636 gene encoding 60S ribosomal protein L38 isoform X1, with amino-acid sequence MAKPKQIHEIKDFLLTARRKDARSVKIKRTKDVVKFKVRCSKYLYTLCVFDSEKADKLKQSLPPGLSVQDL